In the genome of Lathyrus oleraceus cultivar Zhongwan6 chromosome 4, CAAS_Psat_ZW6_1.0, whole genome shotgun sequence, the window tgaaatttaagaaatggaaggagatgaagagactaatcctaagcaaaaatttaaaagttaagagttgaaaagatctgaccaatgggttgcaatccaatagacaagaatgtcatatagaaatccatttttcttttggactttaaatcaagcaatatcaataagcaagtagcacaatgaagagcaagacatcaaataaagataaccacatccaagctagcaatttcatagtcttcttcataatcttcccatgtatctgatgacatactccttgaatggctcagaataaggcattagatccaggtttaaaataacatttgcatcaagatcatgtagcatatgaattcatgtggattccaatacttgcatcagatgaaaattcaaatcacaagaacttggtttaagaaatgttggcattagccaagtccttttgcatagggaatgttgcataattctaagtccaaagctcagatcaaatccaacagtcacacaaacattttttagaggtttttgttgtttattaattattttaaggtcctaagaccacaagcacaaacaaaataatacaaacaaatatatacaatcacaatatataACTCAAGTGaacaaagggaaaatgacattaaaataaacaagttaaatgatatgtataatggcaaatgataaatgacttgaatttaaatgacataaagtaaatTACTTAAGATTAAAAACAAATGATAATAcgagttagtcaaatgttagttgattatATGTTAGTGGggttttgcttttcaattgtttaagtcagtctttggagaacacttaaccctccattcacaagcatggatccttgaaccaagacatcttccaaaggaatgaaaaaaggtcaagtttccacacaataccatgaaaggggggagacttacaatctcacttaatagaatgttatgcatttgggtcaaaatttagcgatatgttaagcaatcgtaattggacttatgtagaagtcacaactatctgaggccggacaataacTTTTTTGAcgttaatgcatgttagagatatggtatcATTAACCATACTCTTAAAACATACgacacacaaaaaaagaaaatgatcaaatgatgaatctaatctcatccatacttgtattggttcatctaacacaaagttattgaagaatcaattagccttaggatattgagatgtcattggtcaatgagagggatgggataaaatgagattgaagatgaagagggaggggaaatgagacaaacacaaattgatcatgggaggaattttatcaaataaaaatcattcattcattttaggagatgaaatgtacatttcatcagtcctctaaatccaatgattttaatccaacaaaagtcaaatcaaccttgatcaaggcccaaacacatagtcaaacttcacaagtcaataaaaatggccCAACATAATTTTttacacaattaaacaattaaaaatcaaataaaaatgcattaaattaaattatgtttgatcaaaaacctaaaaccccttcaaaataccaaataaatgaccaagagatttatcataagtcaaacaaggtcaaaggaccttggagaaaaaatttcattatttttgaaaaatcagaagtatttttagacaattaaaaatatacacaaaaacaattaaatcatgaaaaatatcaatattgatccaaaaaataattttaatttagaaaatgaaagagaaaaatatttgaatttttttggtgaaagtcctatattttttggatcaataatgatattaatatgaattaattaaaaataagcaattaaaaggaaaattcaaaaattcaaaaaaacgtggaccatatgatctccctcattaattgaggtggcagattagATGATGATCGGCATGCGTTCCACATATACCTTGGTCAACTGAGATGCACGTGTGGTAATTAGAACtaacgcacgagattaaaacaaattgaaaggATCATGTGGTTGGGAAGCAATACacctcatcgccggagccagaactccagtcttcttctccggtggacctcaccggactggtccaccaccaaccatcaccaaaatgaaaaagtaagacatggatttaaagaaaaaatgcttaggagcttgaatttggcctcaattttgtccaattccaagtatatgaaaagatacaaggagttgaattttgaggatcatgatctgagttgcttcgatttgacctcaaagcaactcaatcttgttgcctacattggtaggacttcagcaaaccaaaaatcaacaagaatagtggagaattgagagagagtcgaagagaagaagttcctgaaatctcaccttcgaggaACTTCAGAATTGCTTGATCTggcttccaatttggcttggctttactctagaagcttgcagaagatgatttgaatggttagaaggcttggactcttggagtttcaatcctaaaacagaaagagaattgaaactcggtttctcaagaaaccttcaagattatcctttcaatggggttTGGGGGAGGAGAGGGTTGAAGCTTGGGCAAGGGGGGTTCTAATTCTGGTCaccaagggttctatttatagccaatgtgaatgatattcatacacttccaaatttggcaaattttcaaattctcccttgcatggatgcatgtGCGTGCATTAGGCCTATGAAATGATGTATTCTGATCCATAATCCAATGTActtcatgctgaaatcatgttagaagctcatgcaaacgtatatgaaaagtggaacttgaaattatccaaatgataccttaacttacacccatgcgtAAGTCCTTCAATTTTGACCCAAATTAGatgatcttggattttttggaaaggttagattaaggggaacaactttcatgttgaacactttttcatttgaagcttggatcatgatgaattttgaggtggaagtttggtaaatcaaacatatttgaaaattttctaagtcccaagtcaaatcttcacttcttccaccttgaataactttttctatggacttcaaatgagaaaagttccttcatcaaagttgtatctctttcaaacctattcaatttggtcacatatttgaccttatttggatttgtcatgaaggagttatgcattttataagttaaggaaaatcacttgttcaatggtattggcccaaaatgacctataatgtttcctcttggcacatgcatttgaaagttgaattttcactttctacaaacataaaagttgaagtagacatcttgaatttgatcatggacTTTTAATGGAtagttgacctccaaactagggtttagacaaaatgacctataatctttcaccatagaaaatgactttccaagcaaaactagctcttgaattaaacatgaaagttgtttggaatgtaatttagagtaacctttatcttggaataattttcatatgacaaaaattgtaggagataggatctagggaaccctagttttgaccaattgactttctctggtcaaccaccatgaaccaacttgctagcttgacattatcttgaccTTTGATactcatgaaggatcatatatgcataatatgatataatttgaagtatcctttgaaatatttgatcaattgttgaagaaacttgttgaagaagtcacacaagatacccagatgaactagggtttccaaggcaaacaaactccaaactcttgatgatttcttgatcaaaatgacatgtgaagatcatggggatccatatatgatactaTATCCAaagtaaaccaattcttgattgagctccttgcattgaggatctcaaaccctatatatgatCTTGATGGAGCAAtggtgagcatacacactacctacaaaagtaacaaactatacattgacatatttttggtatttttgttagtaaataaagaaaaacaaagtatggCACAATTTAAAttgcttggtgacctctcccatttcatacccaatgaatgaggggtgagaaggatgccaagttgtgatcccaatgctaatgcatatgatgagatatcataagggatcttaaggtcaaaattggggtcttacaacccCTTATTATTTAGGTGCTACATATTTTTTGCGAACGCACGCATTAAAAAGACAAACATGAATTTTTTGAAGTTTTAGGTTTTAGGGAAGACACAACTTTTAGATCTGCACTGTCTACTATGTTGACTTCGCTCCATCCTGTttttttgtggatttttgttGGGCGGACCAAAATGCGGCAGATATGCCCATTTGTCATCCCTACAaattgttgtaagaatattttattaatcaatttttaGGTGACACATTTTTCTCGTATTTGAATTAGTTGTGTATATTTTTcagtatttaattattattttaaaaaacaCAATCAAATTGAATTTCATTAATTAATTTTCATAAAGAGGGAAATAGACTCTAATAACAAAACCTTATTTCTATTGGAATAAATCCACTTGGTATCAATGACGTTCACATCTTCATGTCTAGGAACTAGTTCACAAACCTTGTTTCTTTCAAAATGACAGTTCTTCTTGCATAATTCATTAGTCAATGCTTCTTTGACATTCTTGAAGAGTTTTATTCTTCCTTTCCACCACCCCATTTTGTCGAGGAGTGATAGAAACTGAGAATTCATGACTAATACCTTCTGAAGCATAGTACTCAGAGAACTTATAATTTTCAAAGTCTATCCCATGGTCACTTCTGATTTCATCATCCCAAACCCTTTTTTCTCTTTGAAGAAGTTGACATAAATCTTTGAACACCTCGAATGTGTTAGATTTTTCTCTAATGAACATTACCCAACTGAATCTTGAGTAGTCATCAACATACACAAAGACATATCTTTTTCCTCCTATACTTTCTACTTGCATAAGTCtcattaagtccatatgcaaaAGTTCAAGAACATTTGTGGTGGAAAGATCCTGGAGTTTCTTGTGAGACATCTTAGTTTGCTTGCCTATTTGACACTCTCCACAAACTTTACCTTCTTCAATCATAAGTTTAGGAAATCCCTTTACAACTTCTTCAGAAACAATCTTCTTCATGCTCTTGAGATTGAGGTGACCAATTTTTTGATGCCACGACTTAGTCTCATCAACTTTAGTCATCAAACAAGTTGAGGGATCTTATATTCTTTGAGATATCCATAAATAACAATTATTCTTAGACCTCGAGCCCCTTCATAACCATTTTTTTCTCTTCACTTGAGACAACACATTCTAACTTGTTGAAGCTTATGTTAAGACCTTGATCATAAAGCTGACTGATACCAATCaagttaaaatattaaaatattgaccatatatttaatattttaaattatcaaaaataaataataatgtacataataaaataaacggACGGGTTCGGGGTACTAGTGTTCCGATTACCCGACACatccccatattttataatagGAAAAAATCCAAATCCAAACCCAAACTCAATCAAAACGGATTTTCTCCCGTCAACTTCGGGACGGATTCGGATGGATACCCAGATGAGTTATGTTGTCATACCTACCTTGAATAAAAACAATTTAGATACCCAAGAACACCGTTGGTAGATTTTACTTTTAAGAACAAGTGACCAAACAAAGTTCTTCTTCCATGTGACATGCTACATGTTTTTGCTCGTTCTCGTTCCTCTCACCCCTTTTTTCACCTAAACCGCAGCAGCCTAAGAATCCCACCATCAAAATCACTTTCCAACCTTTCTTCATCCTCAACCCATTATCATCATCTTCCAATGGTGTCTCTTCTTGTTGCCACAACAATCGACCCGGCTTCAATCAACCCGGCCAATGCCCTGTTAGCATTTCCAGGCTGGCAACCCGGACCCCATTTCCAGGTTCAAACTTTCTTTTTTCTTCTTTACTTTATTAACTTATTAGTAATGTTTTTGTTGTAATTGGGGGTTTGTGAATTTTAGGATGACATGAAGAGTTTTGTGAATGAAGGGTTGAGGGTTTTGCTTCATGGAAATAGTATAGTTGTGGAAGATTATTTGGACGAAAGGTGGGAAAAGGTTACTGGAGAAGTTGTTGATGAAGTTATCTTCTTAAGTAAACACACTGCTGCTTCTAATAAACCTGCCCTCACTGTTCATCCTATTGGTAATTTTGAGCTAACCTTTTCCTCTAATTGTTTGTGCCTCGCCAAAGCATTATGATGACAGTGTGTGTGTTTTTGCAGGAGTTCCTCATTTGCGTGAAGGTGATGTTCCACCTCAAGGTGGGAAACCGGGATGGGCAGCACTGCCAAATCCTAGGATTGGACCTTGGATTCGACTTTTGAAAAATATTGCTCAAGCTCATAATCTTGTCCCTGAGTTTGAGGTTCTTTTCTTATACTTTAAATTTTAATCGCAATCTAACGTGGTTTTCTTTGTGTGATTAATTTTTCTGTTTTTGACTAATTAGCCTTTTGTTTTTCTAGTTATGTCAAGTACTTATGCTTTTCTGTTTTCAATATTGGAGTAAGATGGCTTAATGTTATATTATGTATTGAATATATGTTTTGAATTCTGAAAGGCACTTCTGGAATCATTTTCATTTTAGATTACTTTGGAGGCTACTCATCACGGACCTTTGACAAATAAGCCAACCATGTTTCTGGAGATTGGTGAGTGCTCTTTCTTTCCTCCTAGATTGATAGATTGCATACTCTATTCATTCTTTAGTTACACAAGAAGTGCTCTTTCTGTTATGGTATAGGTAGTACTGAAGACTATTGGAAGAGGCAGGATGCTGCTCAAGTTATGGCTCAGGTTGAGTTTACTTTTATACTTTTCCATAACCTTTGCATCAGTATGTAGAGCTTCTCTGTATGGATACATTATGTTTCGAGAAGCTAAATGCTTTGCGCGGGAATAATCTGGTTAGTAATATTTTAGTTTGTTTGCTGAAATGATGTTGTTTTTGGATTCTTACAGTTAGTTTGGGAAGGACTTGGACTTGGAGGAGGGACTGATGTTGGGAACTGGAGCAGGTAGAATGATTTTGTTGGGAAAATTATTTTAGTTTGTCATTTGCTATAGAAATAACTTATATGATAAGTACCTATCCTATAATTGCCTAATTAAGTTGTTTATCCAATTGTAGTCAATATTTAGATTTGTTTCATTTATGTGTTAGAACTTCCTTCAACAATTGGTGAAAAATTTCTAATATGAATCTAATTCTGACACTCTTACAGGGCGAATGATAAGAAGAAAGTGCTTCTTGGGATAGGCGGTGGACATTATGTGCCTAGGCATATGGATGTAATATTGTAAGTAATCATTTTCAATGAACTTAGGATTGGATTTTCTGATTATATCGATGTGAGGTTAGAAACTATTCTCAAGTCTAAACCTCTTTATCTTTTGACTTATTTTGGAAACCCCTTTTATTTTACTCGGATATTTACATAAAACTTTGCAATCTTTGAAATGACTTTTTTAACCTTGTTGCCTTGAATAAAAGAAATAGATAAACACTCAAACGAACTAT includes:
- the LOC127075050 gene encoding D-aminoacyl-tRNA deacylase isoform X2, producing the protein MLHVFARSRSSHPFFHLNRSSLRIPPSKSLSNLSSSSTHYHHLPMVSLLVATTIDPASINPANALLAFPGWQPGPHFQDDMKSFVNEGLRVLLHGNSIVVEDYLDERWEKVTGEVVDEVIFLSKHTAASNKPALTVHPIGVPHLREGDVPPQGGKPGWAALPNPRIGPWIRLLKNIAQAHNLVPEFEITLEATHHGPLTNKPTMFLEIGSTEDYWKRQDAAQVMAQLVWEGLGLGGGTDVGNWSRANDKKKVLLGIGGGHYVPRHMDVILKDDVWAGHLLSGYSVPMEDPKGETNVEIGGTWKQSIKAAYEATKSAFPGGEILAHLDQKSFKGWQKNAITGFLAEQNIKIGKPNNF
- the LOC127075050 gene encoding D-aminoacyl-tRNA deacylase isoform X1 — encoded protein: MLHVFARSRSSHPFFHLNRSSLRIPPSKSLSNLSSSSTHYHHLPMVSLLVATTIDPASINPANALLAFPGWQPGPHFQDDMKSFVNEGLRVLLHGNSIVVEDYLDERWEKVTGEVVDEVIFLSKHTAASNKPALTVHPIGVPHLREGDVPPQGGKPGWAALPNPRIGPWIRLLKNIAQAHNLVPEFEITLEATHHGPLTNKPTMFLEIGSTEDYWKRQDAAQVMAQLVWEGLGLGGGTDVGNWSRANDKKKVLLGIGGGHYVPRHMDVILKDDVWAGHLLSGYSVPMEDPKGETNVEIGGTWKQSIKAAYEATKSAFPGGEILAHLDQKSFKGWQKNAITGFLAEQNIKIGKPNNFY